One genomic segment of Microbacterium sp. ProA8 includes these proteins:
- a CDS encoding LacI family DNA-binding transcriptional regulator — protein MVVSVRDVAAAASVSVGTVSNVLNRPEKVSPATVERVTQAIAELGFVRNDAARQLRAGRSRSIALIVLDAGNPFFAEVARGAEDRAAEAGMSVLLGNSDERSDREDAYVELFREQRVNGVLVTPVDGDLGRLERLRTGGVPVVLVDHEDSARGFGSVSVDDVEGGYLAVSHLLSTGRRRVAFIGGPGSIRQVADRLEGARRAIAEVPGAALEVIEMSALSVLQGREAGELLRGRTAADRPDAVFAANDLLAVGALQAFTLMSDLQVPRDIALIGYDDIDFASATVVPLSSIRQPAHLIGYTAVDLLLKDIEAPEGEHERTVRFQPELVVRESTAG, from the coding sequence ATGGTGGTGAGTGTGCGGGACGTCGCGGCTGCGGCATCCGTCTCCGTCGGCACGGTGTCGAACGTGCTCAACCGGCCCGAGAAGGTGTCGCCGGCGACCGTCGAGCGGGTGACGCAGGCGATCGCAGAGCTCGGCTTCGTGCGCAACGACGCCGCGCGTCAGCTGCGGGCCGGGCGCAGCCGCAGCATCGCGCTCATCGTGCTCGACGCGGGAAACCCGTTCTTCGCCGAAGTCGCGCGCGGCGCGGAGGACCGGGCCGCCGAGGCGGGCATGAGCGTGCTGCTCGGCAACAGCGACGAGCGCTCCGATCGCGAGGACGCCTACGTCGAGCTGTTCCGCGAGCAGCGGGTCAACGGCGTGCTCGTGACACCGGTCGACGGCGACCTCGGGCGGCTCGAGCGACTCCGCACCGGCGGTGTCCCGGTCGTGCTCGTCGACCACGAGGACTCCGCCCGGGGGTTCGGGTCGGTCTCCGTCGACGACGTCGAAGGCGGCTACCTCGCGGTGTCGCACCTTCTGTCGACCGGCCGTCGGCGCGTCGCCTTCATCGGCGGTCCGGGTTCGATCCGCCAGGTGGCGGATCGCCTCGAGGGCGCGCGACGCGCCATCGCCGAGGTGCCCGGCGCAGCCCTCGAGGTCATCGAGATGTCCGCCCTGTCGGTGCTGCAAGGGCGCGAGGCGGGAGAGCTGCTGCGCGGCCGGACCGCGGCGGATCGTCCCGACGCGGTGTTCGCGGCCAACGACCTGCTCGCGGTCGGCGCGCTGCAGGCCTTCACCCTCATGTCCGACCTGCAGGTGCCCCGCGACATCGCGCTCATCGGCTACGACGACATCGACTTCGCGTCCGCCACCGTGGTTCCGCTGAGCTCGATCCGCCAGCCGGCGCATCTGATCGGCTACACCGCCGTCGACCTGCTCCTGAAAGACATCGAGGCGCCCGAGGGTGAGCACGAGCGCACGGTGCGCTTCCAGCCCGAGCTCGTCGTCCGCGAGTCGACCGCCGGCTGA
- a CDS encoding RuBisCO large subunit C-terminal-like domain-containing protein, giving the protein MSVQHVTATYVIETSLPLRHAAEVLAGEQSTGTFVRVERESDDLRARFAAQVESIEELPLTGASPLPGSVGDPASRRRARLRLRFPLDNFGPSLPNLLAAVAGNLFEIKELSAIRLIDLDLPPAFAERYPGPAFGVEGTRRLVGRPDGAMIGTIVKPSIGLAPSELAEVVSELAEAGIDFIKDDELQGNGPTSPLAARVAAVMPVLERHADRTGRKPMYAFNITDDIGRLEANHDLVVAAGGTCVMACINLVGLPGLEFLRRHSVVPIHGHRAMFGSFGRSEQVGIGFRAWQKLARLAGADHLHTNGISNKFYETDDQVLDSIAAVREPLLGLTPTLPVLSSGQWGGLAHATYAAVGTTDLLVLAGGGIHGHPDGAAAGVASMREAWASAARGESADDAYENSFALRRAAELFGPVRA; this is encoded by the coding sequence ATGTCAGTTCAGCACGTCACAGCGACCTACGTCATCGAGACCTCGCTCCCCCTGCGGCACGCGGCGGAAGTGCTGGCGGGCGAGCAGTCCACGGGCACGTTCGTGCGGGTCGAGCGCGAGTCGGACGACCTGCGGGCCCGATTCGCGGCCCAGGTCGAGTCGATCGAGGAGCTCCCCCTCACCGGCGCCTCGCCGCTGCCCGGCTCTGTCGGCGACCCCGCCTCGCGCCGGCGCGCCCGGCTGCGCCTGCGCTTTCCGCTCGACAACTTCGGTCCGTCGCTGCCGAACCTCCTCGCGGCGGTCGCGGGCAACCTGTTCGAGATCAAAGAGCTCTCGGCCATCCGCCTCATCGACCTCGACCTGCCGCCGGCGTTCGCCGAACGCTACCCCGGTCCCGCATTCGGGGTCGAGGGCACCCGGCGACTCGTGGGCCGGCCGGACGGCGCGATGATCGGCACGATCGTCAAGCCCAGCATCGGGCTCGCGCCCTCCGAGCTCGCCGAGGTGGTCTCGGAGCTCGCCGAGGCCGGCATCGACTTCATCAAGGACGACGAGCTGCAGGGCAATGGCCCGACCTCGCCGCTCGCCGCCCGCGTGGCCGCGGTCATGCCCGTCCTCGAGCGCCACGCCGATCGCACCGGCCGCAAGCCCATGTACGCGTTCAACATCACCGACGACATCGGGCGGCTCGAGGCGAACCACGACCTCGTCGTGGCCGCCGGGGGCACGTGCGTGATGGCCTGCATCAACCTCGTGGGCCTGCCGGGCCTGGAGTTCCTGCGCCGGCACAGCGTGGTCCCGATCCACGGGCACCGCGCGATGTTCGGCTCGTTCGGACGCTCGGAGCAGGTCGGGATAGGGTTCCGTGCGTGGCAGAAGCTCGCGCGCCTGGCGGGTGCCGATCACCTGCACACGAACGGCATCAGCAACAAGTTCTACGAGACGGACGACCAGGTGCTCGACTCCATTGCTGCGGTGCGCGAGCCGCTCCTCGGCCTCACGCCGACGCTGCCGGTGCTGTCGTCGGGCCAATGGGGCGGCCTCGCACACGCCACCTACGCCGCGGTGGGCACCACCGACCTGCTCGTGCTCGCCGGTGGCGGCATCCATGGTCATCCCGACGGCGCCGCCGCGGGAGTGGCGAGCATGCGTGAGGCGTGGGCCTCGGCGGCGCGGGGCGAGAGCGCCGACGACGCCTACGAGAACTCCTTCGCGCTGCGCAGGGCGGCGGAGCTGTTCGGTCCCGTCCGTGCCTAG
- a CDS encoding four-carbon acid sugar kinase family protein, with amino-acid sequence MPRARVAFYGDDFTGSVDALLQFARRGWTGRLFTRLPDAAVLARAAAEVDVVGVAGISRSLSPDDMDAELRPVLAAFATLAPDLVQYKACSTADSSPRVGSLGRVIELGRDVFGERPVPMLFAQPDFGRYTLFGQHFAAERGTVYRLDRQPTMSRHPSTPMTEADLAIHIGRQTELPIGSVPLLAFDDLAPRLRDAPHAALVLDALTDEHLVAVGKALGALPRPVFAIGSGGLSHGIAEAAPGDGPVLPTSTTAAGPVLVVSGSRSAQTRRQADAAAAAGWLVRPLPLRASERDVTAAEVVRVLLSGRGVVLTSDDIDAAAAGERPVLEAIAEAAASVISIVARDGASRRVIVCGGDTSSRVTRLLGVESLSIAANPWANIVLLRAWSGDAAIDGLELLLKGGQVGSDTLFTDIAGLGDDPAR; translated from the coding sequence GTGCCTAGGGCGCGCGTCGCCTTCTACGGCGACGACTTCACCGGAAGCGTCGACGCGCTCCTGCAGTTCGCACGGCGCGGCTGGACCGGACGCCTTTTCACGCGACTTCCGGATGCCGCAGTCCTGGCACGCGCGGCCGCCGAGGTCGACGTGGTCGGGGTGGCCGGGATCTCGCGTTCCCTGTCGCCCGACGACATGGACGCCGAGCTGCGGCCGGTGCTCGCGGCGTTCGCGACGCTGGCTCCGGACCTCGTGCAGTACAAGGCGTGCTCGACGGCCGACTCGTCCCCCCGGGTGGGGAGCCTGGGCCGCGTGATCGAGCTCGGCCGCGACGTCTTCGGCGAGCGCCCGGTGCCCATGCTGTTCGCGCAGCCGGACTTCGGCCGCTACACCCTGTTCGGCCAGCACTTCGCGGCCGAGCGCGGCACGGTCTACCGGCTCGACCGGCAGCCGACCATGTCGCGGCATCCGTCGACGCCGATGACCGAGGCCGACCTCGCGATCCACATCGGGCGGCAGACGGAGCTCCCGATCGGCTCGGTGCCGCTGCTCGCGTTCGACGACCTCGCGCCGCGACTGCGCGATGCGCCGCACGCAGCCCTCGTGCTCGACGCCCTCACTGACGAGCACCTCGTCGCGGTCGGCAAGGCGCTCGGCGCGCTGCCGAGGCCGGTGTTCGCGATCGGGTCGGGCGGTCTCTCCCACGGCATCGCCGAGGCCGCCCCCGGTGACGGACCTGTGCTGCCGACCTCGACCACGGCGGCCGGTCCCGTGCTGGTCGTCTCGGGCAGCCGCTCCGCGCAGACGCGACGGCAGGCGGATGCCGCGGCCGCCGCGGGCTGGCTGGTCCGGCCCCTCCCCCTTCGCGCCTCCGAACGAGACGTCACGGCGGCCGAGGTCGTCCGCGTGCTGCTCTCGGGTCGCGGTGTCGTGCTGACCTCCGACGACATCGACGCCGCAGCAGCGGGTGAGCGCCCCGTGCTGGAGGCGATCGCGGAGGCTGCGGCATCCGTCATCTCCATCGTCGCGCGTGACGGCGCATCGCGGCGCGTGATCGTGTGCGGCGGCGACACGTCGAGCCGTGTCACCCGACTGCTCGGGGTCGAGTCGCTGTCGATCGCCGCGAATCCGTGGGCCAATATCGTGCTGCTGCGCGCCTGGTCGGGCGATGCCGCGATCGACGGGCTGGAACTGCTCCTCAAAGGCGGTCAGGTCGGCTCGGACACCCTCTTCACCGACATCGCCGGACTCGGAGACGACCCGGCGCGATAG
- a CDS encoding glycoside hydrolase family 2 TIM barrel-domain containing protein, with protein MDMQSPVPQHAVSTGPSAPARLPDGERYWESVLPGAGRRSPRADALSDAAVQSLNGTWRFRLSPTAEGTGHAFLAEDFDDAAWDIMPVPSHWVLEQFTPLAGGPARRMLGTEEGPLYTNTAYPIPLDPPRVSTENPTGDYRLVFDVAADFGPAVLRFQGVESCAKVWLNGADLGWSTGSRLPFEFDAPVRPGRNVLCVRVHRWSAGTYLEDQDMWWLPGIFRDVELLARPAGAIDDHFVHADYDAATGLGTLRVDASAEAVVEIPELGIRMSAGETATVAVEAWSADSPCLYRGTLRSSGEVVELAVGFRRVEIVDGVFTVNGRPVTFRGVNRHEHHPDTGRALDRDTMIQDIVMMKRANIDAVRTSHYPPHPEFLRLCDEYGLWVVVEVDLETHGFIYEGWAHNPPALPEWREALMDRLRRTVERDKNRPSVVVWSLANESMTGDGFGDMRAWLDERDPSRPVLYERDPSYRDSDFYSLMYPSLDLLEQIGRREEPRGGRLSMHGMVFGDADAVAPLPDGVTEADEERRRGLPFLLVEYAHAMGNGPGSLQDYWRIINAHDRLCGAFVWEWIDHGFHAVTADGVPFVMHGDDVEYEPRGGRFSLHGLVFSDRTPTPGLVELAKAHEPVSIGLDGRGVRIVNNRHCANTSDLVFRWCVEAAGETVASGKLPATTVASGETVEAEIPDAATAAIADAEASGAGEIVLTVEAALAAEAAWASAGHVIAWSQRVAAAVLPGEAATAPLGGEVPSRRGMPAPVVVVPAGGVRTAEDWRDDDAAPDPGRGSAIALGTGRFDAATGRLVRLGDLEIDGPVLDLYRAPTENDHGQGDLNNMAAVWRKTMLHRLLHRVDEVAVGDGRLRVSGRTAPRTHPHGVEWTMTWAPDGEGLVLDVEVDFVGPWADTPYMHRDIPVPRLGLLFGLPGAAQRAAWFGRGPGETYADSYEGSRVGRFERSIDDLQVRYPVPQENGNHVHTRWLEVAGPGIPSLRVEGRPRFDFTARRWTSHDLDRASRPHELVDSGRVWLNIDHAQQGLGSASVGPALPERYRIPRERTAWSVRLESR; from the coding sequence ATGGATATGCAGAGCCCCGTGCCGCAGCACGCCGTCTCCACTGGACCATCCGCTCCGGCTCGGCTTCCCGACGGCGAGCGCTACTGGGAGAGCGTTCTGCCGGGCGCAGGACGACGGTCACCGCGGGCCGACGCGCTGAGCGATGCGGCCGTGCAGAGCCTCAACGGCACCTGGCGCTTCCGCCTTTCACCCACTGCCGAGGGCACCGGGCACGCCTTCCTCGCCGAGGACTTCGACGACGCCGCGTGGGACATCATGCCGGTGCCGTCGCACTGGGTGCTCGAGCAGTTCACGCCCCTCGCAGGCGGGCCGGCCCGGCGGATGCTCGGCACCGAGGAAGGGCCGCTCTATACGAACACGGCGTACCCGATCCCGCTGGATCCGCCGCGGGTCTCGACCGAGAACCCCACCGGCGACTACCGGCTCGTCTTCGACGTCGCGGCCGACTTCGGCCCCGCGGTGCTGAGATTCCAAGGCGTCGAGTCGTGCGCCAAGGTGTGGCTCAACGGCGCCGACCTCGGCTGGTCGACGGGCAGCCGGCTGCCGTTCGAGTTCGACGCGCCGGTGCGTCCCGGCCGCAACGTGCTGTGCGTCCGGGTGCACCGCTGGTCGGCGGGCACCTACCTCGAGGACCAGGACATGTGGTGGCTCCCGGGCATCTTCCGCGATGTCGAGCTGCTCGCGCGCCCGGCCGGCGCCATCGACGACCATTTCGTGCACGCCGATTACGACGCCGCGACGGGGCTCGGCACGCTGCGGGTGGATGCCTCCGCCGAGGCCGTCGTCGAGATCCCCGAGCTCGGCATCCGGATGTCCGCAGGAGAGACCGCGACGGTCGCCGTCGAGGCGTGGAGCGCTGACAGCCCGTGCCTCTACCGCGGAACGCTGCGCTCGAGCGGCGAGGTGGTCGAGCTGGCCGTGGGGTTCCGCCGGGTCGAGATCGTGGACGGCGTGTTCACCGTGAACGGACGCCCGGTGACGTTCCGCGGGGTGAACCGGCACGAGCATCACCCCGACACCGGACGTGCGCTCGATCGCGACACGATGATCCAGGACATCGTGATGATGAAGCGCGCGAACATCGACGCCGTGCGCACGAGCCACTACCCGCCGCATCCGGAGTTCCTGAGGCTCTGCGACGAATACGGCCTGTGGGTCGTGGTCGAGGTCGACCTCGAGACCCATGGCTTCATCTACGAGGGATGGGCGCACAACCCACCTGCCCTGCCCGAGTGGCGCGAAGCCCTCATGGATCGCCTGAGGCGCACCGTGGAGCGCGACAAGAACCGCCCGAGCGTCGTGGTGTGGTCGCTGGCGAACGAGAGCATGACCGGCGACGGCTTCGGCGACATGCGAGCGTGGCTCGATGAGCGCGACCCGTCGCGTCCGGTGCTGTACGAACGCGACCCGAGCTATCGGGACTCCGATTTCTACTCGCTGATGTACCCGTCGCTCGACCTGCTCGAGCAGATCGGCCGGCGTGAGGAGCCGCGCGGCGGCCGGCTCAGCATGCACGGCATGGTGTTCGGCGACGCGGATGCGGTCGCGCCCCTGCCCGATGGCGTCACCGAGGCCGACGAGGAGCGTCGGCGCGGGCTGCCGTTCCTTCTCGTCGAGTACGCCCACGCGATGGGCAACGGCCCCGGCTCGCTGCAGGACTACTGGCGCATCATCAACGCGCACGACCGGCTGTGCGGTGCGTTCGTGTGGGAGTGGATCGATCACGGCTTCCATGCGGTGACCGCCGACGGCGTGCCGTTCGTGATGCACGGCGACGACGTCGAGTACGAGCCCCGCGGCGGTCGTTTCAGCTTGCACGGGCTCGTGTTCAGCGACCGGACGCCGACTCCGGGCCTGGTCGAGCTGGCCAAGGCTCACGAGCCGGTGTCGATCGGACTGGACGGTCGCGGTGTGCGCATCGTGAACAACCGCCATTGCGCGAACACCTCCGATCTGGTCTTCCGCTGGTGCGTGGAGGCCGCGGGCGAGACCGTGGCGAGCGGGAAGCTTCCGGCGACGACGGTGGCGTCGGGCGAGACGGTGGAGGCGGAGATCCCGGATGCCGCGACCGCCGCGATCGCCGACGCCGAGGCATCCGGAGCCGGCGAGATCGTGCTGACGGTCGAGGCCGCGCTCGCCGCCGAAGCGGCCTGGGCTTCGGCGGGTCACGTGATCGCCTGGAGCCAGCGCGTCGCCGCAGCGGTGCTGCCGGGCGAGGCGGCGACCGCGCCCCTCGGCGGCGAGGTGCCGTCACGGCGGGGGATGCCTGCACCGGTCGTTGTCGTGCCTGCGGGCGGTGTGCGCACTGCGGAGGACTGGCGCGATGACGACGCCGCACCTGACCCGGGTCGAGGTTCCGCCATCGCACTCGGGACCGGACGCTTCGACGCTGCGACCGGTCGCCTGGTACGGCTCGGCGACCTCGAGATCGACGGTCCCGTGCTGGACCTGTACCGCGCACCCACCGAGAACGACCACGGGCAGGGCGACCTCAACAACATGGCGGCGGTGTGGCGCAAGACCATGCTGCACCGGCTGCTGCACCGGGTGGACGAGGTCGCCGTGGGCGACGGGCGGCTGCGGGTGAGCGGGCGGACGGCACCGCGGACGCACCCGCACGGGGTGGAGTGGACGATGACGTGGGCCCCGGACGGCGAAGGGCTCGTGCTCGACGTCGAGGTCGACTTCGTCGGGCCGTGGGCCGATACGCCGTACATGCACCGGGACATCCCGGTACCGCGACTGGGCCTTCTCTTCGGGCTGCCGGGTGCTGCGCAGCGTGCGGCGTGGTTCGGCAGGGGCCCCGGCGAGACGTACGCCGACTCCTACGAAGGATCGCGCGTCGGGCGGTTCGAACGCTCGATCGACGACTTGCAGGTGCGCTACCCGGTGCCGCAGGAGAACGGCAACCACGTGCACACGCGCTGGCTGGAGGTCGCCGGTCCCGGCATCCCCTCGTTGCGGGTCGAGGGGCGTCCGCGTTTCGACTTCACCGCCCGCCGCTGGACCTCGCACGATCTCGACCGTGCGTCCCGACCGCACGAGCTGGTCGACTCGGGGCGCGTGTGGCTCAACATCGATCACGCGCAGCAGGGGCTGGGCTCGGCATCCGTCGGTCCGGCTCTCCCCGAGCGGTACCGGATCCCGCGCGAGCGCACCGCGTGGAGCGTGCGGCTCGAATCACGCTGA
- a CDS encoding transglycosylase domain-containing protein — MKPTGVSPQTAGLPPYRRTLAGVLGGLVGLVVLSVIAGLLIVAPLAPVIAISGHAASTAVSMFDGMPSYLAIDRLMLPTTIYARDPATGQDTELTSFYDQNRVPVAFDQVAPVMYDAILASEDPRYYQHGGVDILGTTRALIRNAQGGAVQGGSSISQQYVKNVLVQRCERDAIATDTQTRDEVLRDCWLDATQARGAEGYERKLQEIRYAVQVEKEYSKNDILLGYLNIANFGGTTYGIEAAARYYFSTTAANLTLVQAATLAGIVQNPNTFRIDRPAGSIFGADGSTYNKVADGTIEDVTPGTLAGLDTLLAEGTITPEQHLAAGDAYSATKGRQLYVLDRMREDGRITAEQYVAAAVEPIAPALQPAHVGCVATSAPFFCQYVVNTLRSDPDYAAAFGETPQERQKSLTREGLNIYTTLDWRLQNASQEAMRRYAPETVPGMDFGSAAVSIEANTGRILAISQNNRFTEDRDVSASDPAYTSLVYAGDLAHGVSTGFETGSTFKLFTLVDWLEKGHTLFEGVNGSLRAIPRLQDRCEGTWINRENHVVRNFGNVPGYTGTPMQFTAQSLNSGFLGMAERLDLCDIENVAARMGVTRGDGAPVDVDGAAAIIGTNNIAPVAMAGAFATVANNGVYCVPRVIERVVNADGVELPVPGDRCSQSISPEVAAATAFALQGVMVPGGTGSGGNPNDGTPMLGKTGTHEQIQTWLVESSTRVTTAVWVGNADGKADVFRVAHNGRILSTIRLPMARDIQSVANQLYPGGSFAVPPGELLRRAPAPAPTPRPDPNDG, encoded by the coding sequence GTGAAGCCAACAGGGGTTTCTCCACAGACCGCGGGCCTGCCGCCGTACAGGCGCACACTCGCGGGGGTCCTCGGCGGCCTCGTCGGCCTGGTGGTGCTCAGCGTGATCGCCGGATTGCTGATCGTCGCTCCCCTGGCCCCGGTGATCGCGATCTCAGGGCACGCGGCGAGCACGGCCGTTTCGATGTTCGACGGGATGCCGAGCTACCTCGCGATCGACCGGCTCATGCTGCCGACGACGATCTACGCGCGCGATCCCGCGACCGGACAAGACACCGAGCTGACGTCGTTCTACGACCAGAACCGCGTTCCCGTGGCGTTCGACCAGGTCGCGCCCGTCATGTACGACGCGATTCTGGCGTCCGAGGATCCCCGCTACTACCAGCACGGCGGTGTCGACATCCTGGGGACCACCCGCGCCCTGATCCGGAACGCGCAGGGCGGCGCGGTCCAGGGCGGCTCCTCGATCAGTCAGCAGTACGTCAAGAACGTGCTGGTGCAGCGGTGCGAGCGTGACGCCATCGCGACCGATACGCAGACGCGCGACGAGGTGCTGCGGGACTGCTGGCTCGACGCGACGCAGGCCCGCGGGGCGGAGGGGTACGAGCGCAAGCTCCAGGAGATCCGCTACGCCGTCCAGGTCGAGAAGGAGTACTCCAAGAACGACATCCTGCTGGGCTACCTGAACATCGCGAACTTCGGCGGCACGACCTACGGCATCGAAGCCGCGGCGCGCTACTACTTCAGCACGACGGCGGCGAACTTGACACTGGTACAGGCGGCGACGCTCGCGGGCATCGTGCAGAACCCCAACACATTCCGCATCGACCGGCCCGCGGGGTCCATCTTCGGAGCGGACGGGAGCACCTACAACAAGGTCGCCGACGGCACGATCGAGGATGTGACACCGGGGACTCTCGCCGGCTTGGACACGCTGCTCGCGGAGGGCACGATCACGCCCGAACAGCACCTCGCCGCCGGAGATGCGTACAGTGCGACCAAGGGGCGCCAGCTCTACGTCCTCGACCGGATGCGCGAGGACGGCCGCATCACCGCGGAACAGTACGTCGCGGCCGCGGTGGAGCCGATCGCTCCGGCGCTGCAGCCCGCGCATGTCGGGTGCGTGGCGACCTCGGCGCCCTTCTTCTGCCAGTACGTGGTCAACACCCTGCGCTCCGACCCGGACTACGCCGCGGCGTTCGGCGAGACCCCGCAGGAGCGACAGAAGTCGCTGACTCGCGAGGGCCTGAACATCTACACGACGCTGGACTGGCGCCTGCAGAACGCCTCGCAGGAGGCGATGCGACGGTACGCGCCCGAGACCGTCCCCGGCATGGACTTCGGGTCGGCAGCGGTCAGCATCGAGGCCAACACCGGGCGCATCCTCGCCATCAGCCAGAACAACCGGTTCACGGAGGACCGCGACGTGTCCGCCAGCGACCCGGCCTATACGTCGCTCGTCTACGCGGGCGACCTCGCGCACGGCGTCTCCACGGGATTCGAGACCGGATCGACCTTCAAGCTGTTCACCCTCGTCGACTGGCTCGAGAAGGGCCACACGCTGTTCGAGGGCGTCAACGGCAGCCTCCGGGCCATCCCCCGCCTGCAGGATCGGTGCGAAGGAACGTGGATCAACCGCGAGAACCACGTCGTGCGCAACTTCGGCAACGTGCCCGGCTACACCGGGACGCCGATGCAGTTCACGGCGCAGTCATTGAACAGCGGCTTCCTGGGCATGGCCGAGCGGCTCGACCTCTGCGACATCGAGAACGTCGCGGCCCGGATGGGCGTGACGCGCGGCGACGGCGCACCGGTGGACGTCGACGGCGCAGCCGCGATCATCGGCACCAACAACATCGCACCGGTCGCCATGGCAGGGGCGTTCGCCACCGTCGCGAACAACGGCGTGTACTGCGTGCCGCGGGTGATCGAGCGTGTGGTCAACGCCGATGGCGTCGAGCTTCCGGTGCCGGGGGACCGGTGCTCGCAGAGCATCAGCCCCGAAGTGGCTGCGGCGACGGCGTTCGCGCTGCAGGGCGTCATGGTTCCCGGCGGCACCGGATCCGGCGGCAACCCGAACGACGGCACGCCGATGCTCGGCAAGACCGGCACCCACGAGCAGATCCAGACCTGGCTCGTCGAGTCCAGCACCCGAGTGACGACCGCGGTGTGGGTGGGCAACGCCGACGGGAAGGCCGACGTCTTCCGCGTCGCGCACAACGGCCGCATCCTGTCGACGATCCGTCTGCCGATGGCTCGCGACATCCAGAGCGTGGCCAACCAGCTCTACCCCGGCGGTTCCTTCGCCGTGCCTCCCGGCGAGCTGCTGCGGCGCGCGCCGGCGCCCGCGCCGACCCCCCGTCCTGATCCGAACGACGGCTGA